The genomic window acctgctcctgcctataaccccttgttgactcaactcatttcgccaactttatccctcctgtcaggttccaaggaccccgaggaggctggacccctgcaggGCAGCCTTTGAATGAGCCAGGTCCTGCTGACTAGGACTCCTCACTCAGGGGTCAGACTTATTCTCCATGGCTGTTCCAGGGAAGGGGTTCAAGGACAGAATGAAGGGCAGCAGGAGGAATGGGATGAATGATCGTCCTCCATTCAACAAGTGCAGGAACACATGGCAGACTGAGGGGGTGCCCCCTCCCTGTGGGGGAGATGAGACAGGATTTGGTCTCTGACAAATGGAGCTGCCCTACATGGAGTGGGGCGGGGCCTTTGCATCCCTCTCATGCCAAGATCCTTGGATGGGGGCTGAAGATCAGTTGGCATTCCTGCTTTGTGCAGCATTGGCCTGAGGGCCCCCTGCTACCCCtggtagtttcctcatctggaggtGCCATTCTTCCCTGGTGCCTGAGGATCACATCTAGGGGCTCTGGAACCAGAATAGCACCAGATATTCAGAACCTCTGACCCACCTTTGCCTTGTGTCAAGGGGGCTGGAGATGATGGAAATCAAGACTCCTCTTGGGTCTCCCAGGCTTTTGGCTTCCTTCTCTGGGGTTGGTACCAATGAGCCTACATTCTAGAAATACACTTTTCTGTCCATCAGTGGGCAAGGGAATAGGGAGAGGCCCTGACACCATCCCAGGTGCCTTTCTGGACTGTGATCCAAACCTGCCTCATCTTGTAGGTCTTGGAGCAGTCCTGTCCTCTACCTGGCATGCACCTGCCCCACGATCTGCCCCATGAACCCTTTGAGGCAGGAAGCGCAAGGCTAGCCCCATTGTTCTGAGGCTCAAATGACTTAGTGTTGACTAATCTGGGCTATGTTTCCCCATCTGAAGGTCCATTTCAGTTCATTTTGTGTGTCCTCATTACCCACTAGGTACTGCTCCTCACACGTACTAGGTGCTTTTTGAACTGAGGCCCAGCTGTGAGAGAAGAGTTCACCCTTCACCCTTTGGTGACCAGTGAAAGGCGGGCAGGGCCAGGATTATGCCATTTGGGAGAAAACTACCCCATCATCAGTTGCAGATTTTCTAAGAAGGAAGTAGGAGAGTCACTGATGCCTCAATCCCAGACCTGTCATCAGTCAGCTTCGTGACCCCAggtcatttccttccccttcaagtctgagtttcctcatttgcactAAGGATAGTCCCTTTGGAGCACCTAGGTTCCTCTCGGTTCCAAGAGTCCAGATGTCCCCAACATGACCACCCAGGGTTACAAGCTGCTCCCCTGCCTGTGGGGTGTTGTCACATGGGGTTAGAAGGCATGCCTCATCGGGGGAACCCTAGCCTGAGATTGAGGTTCCCCACAATTCCAAACAGGGCaggagttttaatttttatttataaaaggatCTGTGTCCAGCCTCTACTCGCCTGGGACCACCCTAACCCTATGCACAGTGGCAGCAGCGCCATCTGGTGGCCGAGTCTCGAACAGCAGCCATCTGGTGTCCAAGGATGAGGATGAAGGGGGGAGAGGATGGGAAGCACGGCCTCCTGCTGTCTCCGAACACCCACCAGGCTCTTTCAGTCATTCAGGCCCAAGGACTGTCCTGCTCTGAGAAGAGACATTTGTCCCACACTGCCTTATGTCATCTCCTTGCTTCCCAGGTCAGAGTCAATGTGCCTTGCTCTCCATCACTTGGTTCCAGGACTCCCAAAATATTCCTCCTGGAACTTGCGGAAGTCTTCCTCAGTGAACACGGTGCCCTGAGGTTTCTCCTTCTCTGGCTTGGTGGCTGGGCGGTCCCTGGCTTTCCTGCCTTGGTTTTGGAGAAGGATCTGTGGGAGGCAGGAAGCAGAAGTCATGGGGAGGTTCAGAGGAGAGGGACTACTGTGAGGGAGGCTGAGGAAGAGTTTGTCTACAGACACAGAGCTGTTTCCTCCTTAAGATCATGCTCTTGGACCCAGGAATGCATGTCTTTGTTTTGGGGGGTCTCCTAGGACACGACTAAAAAGTGTCAATTCAAAGGACCTAGACCGTCTTATTCTAAACTCTCAATCTAGCCTTTGCTTGGAGCCCGAGGTGATGGGTAAGCTCACTACCTTCCACAGCAGCCCAGCCTACATGGAAACAAGTAGGAattctctttccatctcctgGACTTGCCTCTCTGCAGTTTCCTTCCTCAGTCAGCCTCCCGGGGTCAAGCAGAAGGGAGCTCTGGAACTTAGTTCTCATTAGGTTTAAATAGATGAAATGATGaattaatccccccccccaccatgggaTAACAGACTCTTTTCAGGGTGGGTGTGGGGAAGGGAAGGGCCCACCCAGGCCCTTGTGATGATGGGTGGGGACCATCTACTTCCAGCCCCAGATCATGGAGGCTGGCTCTGCCAAGATGCCCCTTCAGTGAGTCCTGACAGGGTCCTGGGTTGACCCCAACAGGAGGTGCCCCATCTCCACATGCTCCATGTGAAGACCAGGCGGGCAAGTGGCTTGAAGCCTAACCTTTGTGGTGATCTTCCGGTCGGCCACTACTCGCTTCTGTTTCATGAATCTCAGGTTCTCTTCCAGATGGTCCCGTCTCTGGCGCTTCTGGAACTCCTCTGGGGGGAGGCAGGGGGTCAGGGTTATCAGGGAACATTAAGAAAggaaccagggcagctaggtggcaaaggggttagagcactggccctgggttcaaatccagcctcagacacttcatcatgacctagctgtgcggccttgggcaagtcactcaaccccatttacCTTAAGTAAGTAAAAAAGAAACCGAGCCCTTGGTCAGGCATCTCACACAGAACAAGGGCAAGGGGCAGGGGCccgagggcttgagttcaaatgggacctgTGACCCGCGGGTCTGGGGGGCTTCATGGAGAGGGCTCCCCGGGAAGGGGGGTGGGGCATGGCGCAGGCCGCGGCCTCCTCACCCAGGGCCGACTCGACGACCTTGCCCTTGGCCGTGGCCGTGGCCGCCTTCCGTCCGGCCCGTGGCTTCCCCGCCGGCCGCTTGTGGGCGCCTCGGCCCGGCCCGGAGcctggggggggcagggaggcgGCGTCAGGCCCGGGCCCGGGGGTCTCGCCCCTCCCGCGGGCACCCGGCGGCCTCCCTGCGCCCCCCGCCCGCCCCCCGCCTCACCCGCCGGCTCCCCGAGGAGCTCCAGGCCCCTGCGCAGCAGCGACGCCGACAtgccgccgccgccccccgcgTGGCCCGCCCCGGCACTTCCGGTCGGAGCCCCTTCCGGAAGCGTCCGGCCGGAAGCCCGAGCCCCGCACGGAGACGTTCCGGAAGGGCCGCGCCGCCGGCGCCCTTGAGCACGCATGCGCAGTAAGGGGGGCGGCTTCCGTCGGAAGCGGGAGAGGGAGGGCGTGGGGGCAGGGCGGCCGGGGCGGGGgcaactgaggcccacagagcgGAAGTTACGGCCCGCGCGGGGCGGGGGCAGCTTCGCACTTCCAGCGGCGGCACTTGGGGGGCCGGAAGGGCTTCCTCGGGGTGGGGGGGCGTCCGGGATACGGGCCCCAgcctcgcccccccccccgggcTCGTGCGCGCCATTTATCCGCATGGGCGGCCGCCAGGGGGCGCTGCAGGGCAGGAGAAGGCGCGGAGGGGCGGCACGAGCTCGGGCCGCCCGGGGCCCCCCGTGCCAGCCCGGGCACGGCCTCCCCGCCCCCTCCATAGCCCTTCCCTCCGCCGCAGGCAGCCCTGGAACACGGGCCCGGGACACTGGGGCCCCCCCGGCATGGCCGTGACATTGAGAAGAACTGTGCATTCTGAGTCTCGCAAAGCGCTTTGCTCTGGCTCCGCGGCAGCCTTGTGAGGCAGAGGAGCCTGTTacctgttttgcagatgaggaaactgaggcaggaggcGGTGAAGCCACTGGTCCAGTATCTCACAGCTAGTCAGTGACTGGGCAGACTCCACCGCCTCCTACTTCATCCTCTCCAGCATTAAAATGTACGgctttctggggtttttttttaggtttttacaaggcaatggggttaagtggcttgcccaaggccacacagctgggtcattatgaagtgtctgagactggatttgaacccaggtcctcctgactccagggcggtgctttatccactgcgccacctagccacccctaaaatgcAAGGCTTTTTAGAAGCCAGATGCAACAACAC from Macrotis lagotis isolate mMagLag1 chromosome 2, bilby.v1.9.chrom.fasta, whole genome shotgun sequence includes these protein-coding regions:
- the RPS19BP1 gene encoding active regulator of SIRT1 yields the protein MSASLLRRGLELLGEPAGSGPGRGAHKRPAGKPRAGRKAATATAKGKVVESALEEFQKRQRRDHLEENLRFMKQKRVVADRKITTKILLQNQGRKARDRPATKPEKEKPQGTVFTEEDFRKFQEEYFGSPGTK